TTTCCACGGTTTAAAATCTTTGGGGGAGATGTTTATGGAGAGAAACCTCATAGGTAAAATGATTCTTGATGAAATAAAGAATGGGGATGTTGCAATAATCGAATACCCAAGCACCTTTCCAGTTCACGAACTCCTTTGGGATAACCTCATTTTAAATTTCATAGAAGAGTTTGAAGTAGTCATAGATGACTTTTTTGGAATTGGAGACATAATGTTCAGAACCTACATAAGGAGAGTTTCTCCGGAAAAATACAAGATGATTATGGAGAACGTTGTGGGAAATGTGAAAGCGGTGAAAATAGGACCGGGGAAAGTAAGCTACAGTGAAGTAATAGAAGAGATCCCCCTAACTTATGATCTCTCCGAGTTCATAAAGCTGTATTATCCTGGAATAAGAGAAATACTTGCGAAATCCTCAAAAAAGGTGATATTCCTCACAGTAGGCCTTGCAGAGTACCTGTATTTTGGAAGAGAAAAAGCACTAGAAACAATAATCCTCAGTAGGAGCGTTCTACCCATAGAAGACTGGACGTCCGTTTATCTACTTAACATAGACCTCGCCCCAGAAAAGAGCGTTGCTGCATTGGAGGAGATAAGCCCACTAGTTATTTACGTCTCAAATAAGGGAATACTG
This is a stretch of genomic DNA from Pyrococcus sp. ST04. It encodes these proteins:
- a CDS encoding DUF257 family protein, whose product is MERNLIGKMILDEIKNGDVAIIEYPSTFPVHELLWDNLILNFIEEFEVVIDDFFGIGDIMFRTYIRRVSPEKYKMIMENVVGNVKAVKIGPGKVSYSEVIEEIPLTYDLSEFIKLYYPGIREILAKSSKKVIFLTVGLAEYLYFGREKALETIILSRSVLPIEDWTSVYLLNIDLAPEKSVAALEEISPLVIYVSNKGILVKKG